A genomic segment from Roseibium algicola encodes:
- the fsa gene encoding fructose-6-phosphate aldolase has protein sequence MKFFVDTADTAEIKELEATGLLDGVTTNPSLIAKSGRDFKEVIAEICAITEGDVSAEVAATDFETIMKEAHVLGAIANNVVIKLPLTFDGLKACKQLTEEGTKTNVTLCFSANQALLAAKAGATYISPFIGRLDDIHADGLELIREIRVIYDNYGFDTEILAASIRTPNHVKDCAIIGADVATVPPATLKALVKHPLTDKGLEAFLADWAKTGQSIL, from the coding sequence ATGAAATTCTTCGTCGATACGGCCGACACGGCTGAAATCAAGGAACTGGAAGCAACCGGCCTCCTTGACGGTGTCACCACCAACCCCTCGCTGATCGCAAAGTCCGGTCGGGACTTCAAGGAAGTCATCGCAGAAATCTGCGCCATCACCGAAGGCGATGTTTCCGCCGAAGTGGCCGCAACCGATTTCGAAACGATCATGAAGGAAGCGCACGTCCTTGGCGCGATCGCGAACAACGTGGTCATCAAGCTGCCGCTGACGTTCGATGGCCTGAAGGCGTGCAAGCAGCTGACCGAAGAAGGCACCAAGACCAACGTCACCCTGTGCTTCTCGGCCAACCAGGCCCTGCTCGCAGCCAAGGCCGGTGCAACCTACATTTCGCCGTTCATCGGCCGTCTGGATGATATTCATGCCGACGGGCTTGAGCTGATCCGCGAAATCCGCGTGATCTACGACAACTACGGCTTCGACACCGAAATTCTGGCTGCGTCGATCCGCACGCCAAACCACGTGAAGGATTGCGCCATCATCGGCGCCGACGTCGCGACCGTACCGCCGGCAACGCTGAAGGCACTGGTCAAGCATCCGCTGACCGACAAGGGCCTTGAAGCTTTCCTGGCCGATTGGGCCAAGACCGGCCAGAGCATTCTCTGA
- a CDS encoding LysE family translocator — MSLEFLITALVVVLVPGTGVVYTVAVGLGRGRQASVAAAFGCTLGIIPAILASVVGLAALMHTSALVFQGVKYAGVAYLLYLAWQTLKDSGPMELKADRGSRKSFLATARTGFLINILNPKLTVFFLAFLPQFVSHDAVNPTLDMLLMGGVFMAMTFVVFVIYGAFASLVGEKVLKSDRVMVWMRRTVAATFAGFGLRLALAEQ, encoded by the coding sequence GTGAGCCTGGAATTTCTGATTACTGCTCTTGTCGTGGTGCTTGTTCCGGGCACCGGTGTTGTTTATACGGTTGCCGTCGGACTTGGCAGAGGCCGTCAGGCATCCGTTGCCGCGGCCTTCGGCTGCACCCTCGGTATCATTCCCGCAATTCTGGCGTCCGTCGTGGGCCTGGCGGCGCTGATGCACACCAGTGCCCTGGTATTCCAGGGCGTGAAATACGCCGGTGTCGCCTATCTTCTCTACCTCGCCTGGCAGACGCTGAAAGACAGCGGACCGATGGAACTGAAAGCTGACAGGGGTTCGCGCAAGAGCTTCCTTGCAACGGCGCGCACCGGCTTCCTGATCAACATCCTCAATCCCAAGCTGACGGTATTCTTCCTCGCCTTCCTGCCGCAATTCGTCAGCCATGATGCCGTCAATCCAACGCTCGACATGCTGCTGATGGGCGGCGTCTTCATGGCAATGACCTTCGTTGTCTTTGTCATCTATGGCGCGTTTGCTTCACTGGTCGGCGAGAAAGTGTTGAAGAGTGATCGCGTGATGGTCTGGATGCGCCGGACCGTGGCTGCAACCTTTGCCGGGTTCGGCTTGCGGCTGGCTCTGGCGGAGCAATAA
- the lfb1 gene encoding LIC10280 family protein, whose product MNAIKRYALSVVLVVWTVLGLIVSSHASEQRTALVIGNAQYGYGPLANPVNDALAIARALDKAGFEVILQTDANRDAMEQAIRAFGDRLKKEGGVGLFYYAGHGIQIKGENYLLPVAGDAPADEVLQQQSVAVSEAVEVMTSSHDGLNIVVLDACRNNPLGGASSGLSRIDSNARLFVSYSTSPGSVALDGQGSNSPFTKHLASAIATPALNLEETFKRTLKGVFQETNGQQTPWISSSFFGDFTFVDGSTDNPAGSVPKMAALAAIGTALKESTARTGPARQISGVYRVEGTNPNGTTYDGMLAITPEDRNVRLTWWIGTDVFTGVGEFAGRMLVVNWGDKHPVVYSFTGAETLDGEWADGSASEKLTLYSRTAPVEAEGLTGNYSVAGRNPDGTTYDGTVVLTQQGRTFTLIWTVGTDSYRGVGELDGNVLTVDWGDKTPVVYAVMADGHLKGLWAAGRGAEELTRIQGQ is encoded by the coding sequence ATGAACGCCATAAAGCGTTATGCCCTTTCGGTTGTTCTTGTCGTCTGGACCGTCCTCGGACTGATAGTCTCTTCGCACGCAAGCGAACAACGCACTGCGCTTGTGATCGGAAACGCGCAATATGGCTATGGCCCGCTCGCCAATCCGGTCAATGACGCTCTGGCCATCGCCCGCGCCCTCGACAAGGCCGGCTTCGAGGTCATCCTTCAGACTGACGCCAACCGTGATGCCATGGAACAGGCGATCCGGGCCTTCGGTGATCGGCTGAAAAAGGAGGGTGGCGTCGGCCTGTTCTATTACGCCGGCCACGGTATCCAGATTAAGGGCGAAAACTACCTGCTGCCTGTGGCTGGGGATGCGCCGGCGGACGAAGTCCTGCAGCAGCAGTCGGTCGCGGTCAGCGAGGCCGTGGAAGTAATGACGTCGTCCCATGACGGGCTCAACATCGTCGTACTGGACGCTTGCCGCAACAATCCCCTCGGTGGGGCATCGTCCGGCCTGTCGCGGATCGACAGCAATGCGCGCCTGTTCGTCTCGTATTCGACGTCACCTGGCTCCGTGGCTCTGGACGGGCAGGGCAGCAACAGCCCTTTCACCAAGCATCTGGCCAGCGCCATCGCGACCCCGGCGCTCAATCTGGAAGAAACCTTCAAGCGCACGCTGAAGGGTGTCTTCCAGGAAACGAACGGCCAGCAAACGCCCTGGATTTCCTCGTCCTTCTTCGGAGATTTTACCTTCGTTGACGGCAGCACTGATAATCCGGCGGGATCGGTGCCCAAGATGGCCGCTCTTGCGGCAATCGGAACCGCGCTCAAGGAGAGCACCGCGCGCACCGGTCCGGCCCGCCAGATCTCGGGTGTCTACCGGGTCGAGGGAACCAACCCGAACGGAACGACCTACGACGGCATGCTGGCAATCACGCCGGAAGACCGGAATGTGCGGCTTACCTGGTGGATCGGAACCGACGTCTTCACCGGCGTCGGCGAGTTCGCCGGCCGCATGCTGGTGGTCAACTGGGGAGACAAGCACCCTGTCGTCTATTCCTTCACTGGCGCGGAAACGCTGGACGGTGAATGGGCGGACGGCTCGGCCAGCGAAAAGCTGACGCTCTATTCGCGCACTGCACCGGTCGAGGCGGAAGGGCTGACTGGCAATTATTCGGTTGCCGGCCGAAACCCGGACGGCACGACATATGACGGTACGGTCGTGTTGACGCAGCAGGGCCGGACATTCACGCTGATCTGGACAGTCGGCACCGACAGCTATCGCGGCGTGGGTGAACTGGACGGCAACGTACTGACAGTGGACTGGGGCGACAAGACGCCGGTGGTTTACGCGGTCATGGCGGACGGGCATTTGAAAGGCCTCTGGGCTGCGGGCCGCGGCGCTGAAGAACTGACGCGCATTCAAGGGCAATAG
- the odhB gene encoding 2-oxoglutarate dehydrogenase complex dihydrolipoyllysine-residue succinyltransferase, with the protein MATEIRVPTLGESVSEATIAQWFKKPGDAVSQDEPLVELETDKVTVEVPAPAAGTLESIVVKEGDTVEVGALLGQIAEGAGAPAAKAEAAPAKADAKAETKSEKAQLVDVVTPSAGESVTEAEVGEWSVKVGDVVKADDTLVELETDKAAQEVPAPVAGTIVKIAVETGTTVEPGVLLCQIDPSGEGAAAAPAAAAPAASAPAASGGSSMPPAPSAQKMMAENNLSADQVAGSGKRGQVLKEDVINAIASGATSSSSAPSAAPVARGPVAAQDEIREERVRMTKLRQTIARRLKDAQNSAAMLTTYNEVDMGPVMELRKQYKDLFEKKHGVKLGFMGFFTKAVTHALKEIPAVNAEIDGTDIIYKNFCHIGVAVGTDKGLVVPVVRDADQMSIAEIEQEIGNLGRKARDGKLGMADMSGGTFTISNGGVYGSLMSSPILNAPQSGILGMHKIQERPMAVNGQVVIRPMMYLALSYDHRIVDGKEAVTFLVRVKESLEDPQRLVLDL; encoded by the coding sequence ATGGCAACCGAAATTCGCGTCCCCACGCTGGGTGAATCCGTTTCCGAAGCGACTATTGCGCAGTGGTTCAAGAAACCGGGCGACGCCGTCAGCCAGGACGAGCCCCTTGTGGAACTGGAAACCGACAAGGTAACCGTCGAAGTTCCGGCACCGGCCGCGGGCACGCTGGAAAGCATCGTGGTCAAGGAAGGCGACACCGTTGAAGTTGGCGCCCTGCTCGGTCAGATCGCAGAAGGCGCCGGTGCTCCGGCCGCGAAGGCTGAAGCGGCTCCGGCAAAGGCTGACGCCAAGGCCGAAACCAAATCCGAAAAGGCCCAGCTGGTTGATGTCGTCACGCCGAGCGCAGGCGAATCCGTCACCGAGGCGGAAGTCGGCGAATGGAGCGTGAAGGTCGGTGATGTCGTCAAGGCCGACGACACGCTGGTGGAACTGGAAACCGACAAGGCGGCCCAGGAAGTTCCGGCCCCGGTTGCCGGCACCATCGTCAAGATCGCAGTCGAAACCGGTACGACCGTGGAACCCGGCGTTCTGCTCTGCCAGATCGATCCGTCAGGCGAAGGTGCTGCTGCTGCTCCGGCAGCCGCTGCACCGGCTGCGTCCGCTCCGGCCGCAAGCGGTGGGTCTTCCATGCCGCCGGCTCCGTCTGCTCAGAAGATGATGGCTGAAAACAACCTTTCCGCCGACCAGGTTGCCGGGTCCGGCAAGCGTGGTCAGGTACTGAAGGAAGACGTCATCAACGCGATCGCCTCCGGTGCAACCTCTTCGTCGTCAGCCCCGTCGGCTGCTCCCGTTGCCCGTGGCCCGGTTGCCGCCCAGGACGAAATTCGCGAAGAACGCGTTCGCATGACCAAGCTGCGCCAGACCATTGCGCGCCGCCTGAAGGACGCACAGAACTCCGCGGCCATGCTTACCACCTACAACGAAGTGGACATGGGCCCGGTCATGGAACTGCGCAAGCAGTACAAGGACCTGTTTGAGAAGAAACACGGCGTCAAGCTCGGCTTCATGGGCTTCTTCACCAAGGCGGTGACCCATGCGCTGAAAGAGATCCCGGCAGTCAATGCCGAGATCGACGGCACCGACATCATCTACAAGAACTTCTGCCACATCGGCGTCGCCGTTGGCACGGACAAGGGCCTTGTGGTTCCGGTTGTGCGCGACGCGGACCAGATGTCCATCGCCGAGATCGAGCAGGAAATCGGCAACCTCGGCCGCAAGGCACGCGACGGCAAGCTGGGCATGGCTGATATGTCCGGCGGCACCTTCACCATCTCCAATGGCGGGGTGTATGGTTCGCTGATGTCTTCGCCGATCCTGAACGCGCCGCAGTCCGGTATCCTGGGCATGCACAAGATCCAGGAACGTCCGATGGCTGTGAACGGCCAGGTGGTTATCCGCCCGATGATGTATCTGGCGCTCTCCTATGACCACCGGATTGTCGACGGCAAGGAAGCCGTGACCTTCCTGGTTCGCGTCAAGGAAAGCCTGGAAGATCCGCAGCGTCTGGTTCTGGATCTCTGA
- a CDS encoding tyrosine recombinase XerC, which translates to MCAASSKSESLLVTARPELNRRIDQWLDHLSDERRLSDKTLLAYERDLRQFLRFLTNHLGGAPDLKEIAALRPADFRGFLASRRRDGAQSRSLARGLAGIRSFLRYLERRGEVNAAASSAVRPPRQARSLPKPVSSKDAIDVTSGDLAMEREPWLEARNAAVLTLLYGCGLRISEALSLTGAMAPKTGTKTLRVVGKGGKERIVPILPAVCQAVEHYLKLCPYAISPDGPLFLGARGGPLNPRMIQLAMARLRGALGLPDSATPHALRHSFATHLLAGGGDLRTIQELLGHASLASTQIYTEIDSAHLLSAYDKAHPRR; encoded by the coding sequence ATGTGTGCCGCATCCTCCAAATCCGAATCGCTGCTCGTCACCGCCCGGCCGGAACTCAACCGCCGCATCGACCAGTGGCTTGACCACCTGTCCGATGAGCGACGCCTTTCCGACAAGACCCTGCTTGCCTACGAACGCGACCTGCGCCAGTTCCTGCGGTTCCTGACCAACCATCTGGGCGGGGCACCGGACCTCAAGGAAATTGCAGCGCTCCGCCCGGCCGACTTTCGAGGCTTTCTGGCAAGCCGCCGCCGTGATGGTGCCCAGAGCCGATCGCTCGCCCGCGGCCTTGCCGGGATCCGGTCGTTCCTCAGGTACCTGGAGAGGCGGGGCGAAGTGAACGCTGCCGCGTCTTCCGCCGTGCGGCCACCACGGCAGGCCCGATCCCTGCCGAAACCCGTCTCCTCCAAGGACGCCATCGACGTGACCAGCGGTGACCTGGCGATGGAACGCGAGCCGTGGCTGGAAGCCCGCAACGCCGCCGTCCTGACCCTGCTCTACGGCTGCGGCCTGCGGATTTCGGAAGCGTTGTCGCTGACCGGTGCCATGGCCCCCAAAACCGGGACGAAGACACTTCGTGTCGTCGGCAAAGGCGGCAAGGAGCGGATTGTCCCGATCCTGCCGGCGGTCTGCCAGGCGGTGGAGCACTATCTGAAACTTTGCCCTTATGCAATTTCACCCGATGGCCCCCTGTTTCTCGGTGCCCGCGGCGGTCCGCTGAACCCGCGCATGATCCAACTGGCCATGGCACGCCTGCGCGGTGCATTGGGCCTGCCGGACAGCGCGACCCCGCATGCCCTGCGCCATTCCTTTGCCACACATCTGCTGGCTGGCGGCGGTGATCTCAGGACTATCCAGGAACTGCTCGGCCACGCCAGTCTTGCCTCAACGCAGATCTATACGGAAATCGACAGCGCCCATCTCCTGTCCGCCTACGACAAGGCTCATCCGCGCCGTTAG
- a CDS encoding cation transporter, with product MSKDYRRRLWLVIALNGGMFIVEMIAGQAAGSKALQADALDFFGDAVTYGISLAVIGASLKTRALAALAKGTSLFLMGVWVAATTLYQVFVLGVPQAAVMGSIGFLALAVNLASVLLLVRYKDGDANVRSVWLCSRNDAIGNVAVMLAAAGVWGTASAWPDLIVAGLMAALFVSSSVQILSQAIKEYRHKTEHEVAAE from the coding sequence ATGTCGAAGGACTATCGCCGCCGGCTCTGGCTGGTGATCGCGTTGAACGGTGGCATGTTCATCGTCGAGATGATTGCCGGCCAGGCAGCCGGCTCAAAGGCGCTGCAGGCCGACGCCCTCGATTTCTTCGGCGACGCGGTCACCTACGGCATATCATTGGCTGTCATTGGCGCATCGCTGAAGACCCGGGCCCTGGCCGCGCTTGCAAAGGGCACAAGCCTGTTTCTGATGGGCGTCTGGGTGGCTGCCACCACGCTCTATCAGGTATTCGTGCTTGGCGTACCGCAGGCCGCGGTGATGGGCTCCATCGGCTTTCTGGCGCTGGCCGTAAACCTTGCCAGTGTCCTGCTGCTGGTCCGATACAAGGATGGTGATGCCAATGTGCGCTCCGTCTGGCTGTGTTCGCGCAACGATGCCATAGGCAACGTCGCCGTCATGCTGGCGGCTGCCGGTGTCTGGGGAACGGCAAGCGCCTGGCCGGACCTGATTGTCGCCGGTCTCATGGCGGCTCTCTTCGTCAGTTCCTCGGTCCAGATCCTGAGCCAGGCCATAAAGGAATACCGGCACAAGACGGAGCACGAAGTGGCGGCTGAATAA
- a CDS encoding GNAT family N-acetyltransferase yields MQSFETSRFRLRLPEEPDFPVYKAFFENGEASHFYGGPLRADFAWRVLASHLGHWQLRGYGMWVIEPKTGADIIGGCGFVWPEGWPRRELTWWLMPQARGTGAAVEVSQAAIRHAYEVYGWPLVETHMKDDNEAARGLVRKLGGEPIAREMFPDGKERTVYGFPKPDGS; encoded by the coding sequence ATGCAATCATTCGAAACGTCGCGGTTTCGTCTGCGCTTGCCGGAAGAACCGGACTTTCCAGTCTACAAGGCGTTCTTCGAGAACGGCGAGGCCTCACACTTCTATGGTGGGCCGTTGCGCGCGGACTTTGCCTGGCGCGTGCTGGCAAGCCACCTCGGCCACTGGCAACTGCGCGGCTATGGCATGTGGGTTATCGAACCGAAAACGGGCGCAGATATCATCGGCGGTTGCGGCTTCGTTTGGCCCGAAGGCTGGCCAAGACGGGAGCTGACCTGGTGGCTGATGCCTCAGGCACGCGGCACCGGTGCAGCCGTGGAAGTCTCGCAGGCGGCAATCCGCCATGCTTACGAAGTCTATGGCTGGCCACTGGTCGAAACGCATATGAAGGATGACAACGAGGCAGCAAGGGGCCTGGTGCGCAAACTTGGCGGCGAGCCGATTGCGCGCGAGATGTTTCCTGATGGCAAGGAACGGACAGTCTACGGATTTCCGAAACCTGACGGATCCTAA
- a CDS encoding SDR family oxidoreductase, with translation MTDTVVLVTGGSRGIGAAVSRKVAALGHKVIVNYTHNQAAADALVEEIKAAGGEAVAVQGDVQNEADVLHLFAEADKLGTLKGLVNNAGVVDYSQRVDEMTLERLTRMFSINVIGAFLCAREAVRRMSTKHGGTGGVIVNLGSAASKLGSPSQYVDYAASKGAIDTMTVGLALEVADEGVRVNGIRPGIIDTDIHASGGHPDRVAQLRSKLPLKRAGTADEVAEAILWLLSDQSSYTTGAILDVSGGRAILP, from the coding sequence ATGACTGACACGGTTGTATTGGTAACGGGCGGGAGCCGGGGGATCGGCGCTGCCGTCAGCCGCAAGGTTGCGGCGCTCGGTCACAAGGTGATCGTCAACTACACGCACAACCAGGCTGCCGCTGATGCTCTCGTCGAGGAAATCAAGGCGGCCGGCGGCGAGGCCGTGGCAGTTCAGGGTGACGTCCAGAACGAAGCCGACGTGCTGCATCTTTTCGCCGAAGCCGACAAGCTCGGCACCCTCAAGGGCCTGGTCAACAATGCCGGTGTTGTCGACTATTCCCAGCGCGTCGATGAAATGACCCTGGAACGTCTGACACGAATGTTCTCCATCAACGTGATCGGCGCCTTCCTGTGTGCCCGCGAAGCGGTCAGGCGCATGTCGACCAAGCATGGCGGCACCGGCGGTGTGATCGTCAATCTCGGGTCTGCAGCCTCCAAGCTGGGGTCACCTTCCCAATATGTCGACTATGCAGCCTCCAAGGGGGCTATCGATACCATGACTGTCGGATTGGCGCTGGAAGTTGCCGACGAAGGTGTTCGCGTCAACGGTATTCGTCCCGGCATTATCGACACCGATATCCACGCCTCGGGCGGCCATCCTGACCGGGTGGCCCAGCTCAGGTCCAAACTGCCGTTGAAACGTGCCGGAACCGCCGACGAGGTGGCCGAAGCGATTCTGTGGCTTCTCTCCGACCAGTCCAGCTATACGACCGGTGCCATCCTCGATGTCTCCGGCGGCCGGGCAATCCTTCCCTAA
- a CDS encoding metallophosphoesterase: MISRRRFLQTCGIAMLGAVSAPAYAIGVEPFRLSLKHYHLTPPRWPRGLKLKAALIADPHVCDPWMGLERVRSIVRQTNALKPDIILMLGDYVASHKWQYDPIPPQAWADLFGDLSAPLGTHAILGNHDWWDDADAQLTGGGPTRYGQALLNAGIPLFQNRAQRFEKDGQAFWLAGVDDQLALRPHRKIKRHRWKGLDDLTGTLAQVTDDAPVLLMAHEPDIIREVPGRVSLTLSGHTHGGQVNCFGYKPAFPKRSVKSYAYGHIVETEGTKLARHLGLETEPRHLIVSGGLGCSILPVRFGVPPEITVVHLGSTTA; this comes from the coding sequence ATGATTTCCAGACGCCGTTTCCTGCAAACCTGTGGCATCGCAATGCTGGGTGCCGTTTCCGCTCCTGCCTATGCGATTGGCGTTGAGCCTTTTCGGCTCAGCCTGAAGCATTATCACCTGACGCCTCCACGATGGCCCAGAGGGCTGAAACTGAAAGCCGCGCTGATAGCCGACCCGCATGTCTGCGATCCCTGGATGGGGCTGGAGCGGGTTCGCTCCATCGTCCGGCAGACCAACGCTCTGAAGCCCGACATCATCCTGATGCTGGGCGACTATGTGGCCAGCCACAAATGGCAATACGACCCGATCCCGCCACAGGCGTGGGCTGATCTCTTCGGTGATCTGTCGGCCCCGCTCGGGACCCACGCCATTCTCGGCAATCACGACTGGTGGGACGACGCGGACGCGCAGCTGACTGGCGGTGGGCCGACCAGATATGGTCAGGCGTTGCTGAACGCCGGCATTCCCCTTTTCCAGAACCGGGCTCAACGGTTCGAGAAGGACGGCCAGGCTTTCTGGCTTGCCGGCGTCGACGACCAGCTGGCGCTGAGACCGCACCGCAAGATCAAGCGGCACCGCTGGAAAGGTTTGGATGACCTGACCGGCACGCTTGCCCAGGTGACGGACGATGCGCCCGTGCTGCTGATGGCACATGAGCCCGACATCATCCGCGAAGTGCCGGGCCGCGTCAGCCTGACGCTCAGCGGTCACACCCATGGCGGGCAAGTCAACTGTTTCGGCTACAAACCGGCCTTTCCCAAACGCAGCGTCAAAAGCTACGCCTATGGCCACATCGTTGAAACGGAAGGGACGAAGCTGGCAAGGCATCTGGGCCTTGAAACGGAGCCCCGCCACCTCATCGTTTCCGGAGGTCTTGGCTGCTCGATCCTGCCGGTCCGATTCGGTGTTCCTCCGGAAATAACGGTGGTGCATCTGGGAAGCACCACCGCTTGA
- a CDS encoding MerR family transcriptional regulator produces MDFSIGDLSRRTGVKVPTIRYYEKEGLLEAPIRSEGNQRRYRPCDLERLGFIKHCRDLGLPMPAIRDLIDLSQHPDKPCETANRIAEDQLKAVRQRIAHLRKLEAELKRIAKSCEGDHTVTECNVLKAFGDHGLCLKEH; encoded by the coding sequence ATGGATTTTTCAATTGGTGACCTTTCAAGACGGACCGGCGTGAAGGTTCCGACGATTCGCTATTACGAAAAGGAAGGCCTGCTGGAAGCGCCGATCCGCAGCGAGGGCAACCAGAGGCGCTACCGGCCCTGCGACCTGGAAAGGCTTGGCTTCATCAAGCATTGCCGCGACCTCGGCCTGCCAATGCCGGCCATCCGCGATCTGATAGACCTCAGCCAGCATCCGGACAAACCGTGCGAAACCGCCAACCGGATTGCCGAAGATCAGTTGAAGGCAGTGCGCCAGCGGATTGCCCACCTGCGCAAACTGGAGGCGGAATTGAAGCGCATCGCAAAAAGCTGCGAAGGCGACCACACGGTGACCGAATGCAACGTTCTGAAGGCTTTCGGCGACCATGGCCTCTGCCTGAAGGAGCACTGA
- the lpdA gene encoding dihydrolipoyl dehydrogenase: protein MSQYDLVVIGTGPGGYVCAIKAAQLGLKTAVVEKRATLGGTCLNIGCIPSKALLHASEMFEEAGHGFEKLGIKVAKPKLDLPAMMEHKTGVVDANVNGVAFLMKKNKIDVHTGTGKILAKGKVEVTDADGKASVLETKNIVIATGSDVMPLPGVEIDEKQVVSSTGALELDKVPGKLLVVGGGVIGLELGSVWNRLGSEVTVVEFMDKILGPMDGDVSKNFQRMLKKQGMEFKLSSKVTGVEKKGKGLAVTVEPAKGGDAQVLEADIVLVAIGRRPYTEGLGLDGAGVALDERGRVKIDTHYKTNVDGIYAIGDVVVGPMLAHKAEDEGVAVAEMLAGQAGHVNYDVIPGVVYTQPEVASVGKTEEELKAAGVEYKTGKFVFSANGRARAMNKTDGFAKVLADAKTDRVLGVHIVGFGAGEMIHEAAVLMEFGGSSEDLARTCHAHPTMSEAVKEAALGAFAKSIHA, encoded by the coding sequence ATGTCCCAATATGATCTCGTCGTCATCGGAACCGGTCCTGGCGGCTACGTCTGCGCGATCAAGGCTGCGCAGCTCGGCCTGAAAACGGCTGTCGTCGAAAAACGCGCAACGCTTGGCGGCACCTGCCTCAACATCGGCTGCATCCCGTCCAAGGCGCTGCTGCATGCCTCGGAAATGTTCGAGGAAGCCGGCCACGGTTTCGAAAAACTCGGCATCAAGGTCGCAAAGCCCAAGCTCGATCTGCCGGCGATGATGGAACACAAGACCGGTGTGGTCGATGCCAATGTGAACGGCGTTGCCTTCCTGATGAAGAAGAACAAGATCGACGTTCACACCGGTACCGGCAAGATCCTGGCCAAAGGCAAGGTCGAAGTTACCGATGCCGACGGCAAGGCAAGCGTACTGGAAACGAAGAACATCGTGATTGCCACCGGTTCCGACGTCATGCCGCTGCCGGGTGTCGAGATCGATGAGAAGCAGGTGGTCTCTTCCACCGGCGCTCTGGAACTGGACAAGGTGCCCGGCAAGCTGCTCGTCGTCGGTGGTGGTGTCATCGGCCTTGAGCTCGGCTCCGTCTGGAACCGTCTCGGGTCGGAAGTGACCGTGGTGGAGTTCATGGACAAGATCCTCGGCCCGATGGACGGTGACGTTTCCAAGAACTTCCAGCGCATGCTGAAAAAGCAGGGCATGGAATTCAAGCTGTCCTCCAAGGTCACGGGTGTCGAGAAGAAAGGCAAGGGCCTTGCCGTGACTGTAGAACCGGCAAAGGGCGGCGATGCGCAGGTTCTCGAGGCCGACATCGTTCTGGTTGCCATCGGTCGCCGTCCATACACGGAAGGCCTGGGCCTTGATGGGGCAGGTGTTGCCCTGGACGAGCGCGGCCGCGTCAAGATCGACACCCACTACAAGACCAATGTCGACGGCATCTACGCCATCGGCGATGTGGTCGTCGGTCCGATGCTGGCCCACAAGGCCGAGGACGAAGGCGTTGCCGTTGCCGAAATGCTGGCAGGCCAGGCTGGTCACGTGAACTATGATGTCATCCCGGGTGTTGTCTACACCCAGCCGGAGGTCGCTTCCGTCGGCAAGACCGAGGAAGAACTGAAGGCGGCCGGCGTCGAGTACAAGACCGGCAAATTCGTCTTCTCCGCAAACGGCCGCGCGCGCGCCATGAACAAGACCGACGGTTTTGCCAAAGTTCTGGCGGACGCAAAGACCGACCGCGTGCTTGGTGTTCACATCGTCGGCTTCGGTGCCGGTGAGATGATCCACGAAGCTGCTGTCCTGATGGAATTCGGTGGATCTTCCGAAGACCTTGCGCGCACCTGCCACGCCCACCCGACCATGTCGGAAGCGGTCAAGGAGGCGGCTCTCGGCGCATTTGCGAAGTCCATCCACGCGTAA